The following is a genomic window from Chloroflexota bacterium.
GCGGTCGCCCTGACCTCGGCCGGACTGGCCTTCGTCCGGCCGCTCGGGCGCGGGCTCGAGGAGTGGGCGTTCGCGCTGGCGCACTACTGGGCCATGCCGAAGCTGGTGCTCTGGCGGCCGGCCGAGCCGGACCCGACCGACTGGCGGCCGGCCGGCGCGGACTGGGCGGAGCTCGCCCCGCGGGCCGCCTGGACGGCCCGGGAGCGCGGAACGGGAGGCCCGCGATGAGCCGCACGCGCCCCACCCGCGGGCCGGCCTCGGCCCAGGCGGCGCTGGTCCGCCTGGAGGGGGTCGAGGATTGCGTCGCCCATCTGGCCGGCGGGCGCTCGGTCGCCGTGCTCGAAGTCTCCGGGGTCGACTTCGGCCTGCGCGGCGAGCAGCAGCAGGAGGTCCTGGTCGCCGGCTTCGCCGCCTTCCTCAACGGGCTGACCTTCCCAGTCCAAATCCTGGTCCGGGTCCAGCCGACTGACCTCCGCCGCTACTTCGAGGACCTCAGGCGCGTCGCCCTGCGCGAGCCGAACCGGGCGCTCTCTGCCCTGGCCCGCGACCACGTCGACTTCGTCCACCGCCTGGCCCGCGACAAGACGCTGCTCGAGCGCCGCTTCTACGTCGTCGTCCCGGCTGATGCGCGGGGCGCCGGTCCGGTGGGCGGGCTCTGGCCGTTCGGCCGCCGGCGGGAGCGCGGCGACGCGGCCCTCGCCGACCGGCGGCGGCTGGCGGTCCGCTGCGACCAGGTCCGGGCGGGGCTCGAGCGCTGCGGCCTCGCGGTCCACCGCCTCGGCGACGCGGAGCTGGCCCAGCTCTGGCACGCCTGCTGGTCGCCGGAGCTGGCCCGGACCCAGCGGCTGAAGCGGCACCTCTCGGAGTACACCCACCTGGTCGTCCGCACCGACAGGCCGGTCGCCGACGCCGGGCCGGCTGGAGCCGCCCGGGAACGCACCGTCGACCCCGCGCCGACCTCGGGACCGGCCGAGCCGGACACTGGCGACGGCCGTGGCGTCCGGCTGCCGTTCTTGCCGGTCGGCCGGCGCGGGGCCCCGGCACCGCTCGGCCCGGACGAGCGTCGCTTCGCGCTCGGAGCCCGGACGCTCGCCGATCTCGTCGCCCCGGCCGCCTTCGTCGTCCGCGACGACCACGTGCGCCTGGAGCGGCAGTACGTCCGGGGGATCCTGGTCACGAACTTCCCGCGCACCGTCGAGCCGGGCTGGCTCACCCGCCTGATCGACTTCCAGGAGCCGCTCGAGCTCGCGATCCACGTCGAGCCACTCGACTCGGGCCAGATCATCCGCCAGCTCGGCTACAAGCTGGTCCAGTTCCAGTCGTCGCGGCTGGTCGACGCCCGGTCCGGGCGGCTCGGCGATCCGGAACGCGAGGTCGCCTTCGAGGACGCCGAGACGCTGCGCGACCGGCTCCAGCGGGGCGAGGAGCGGGTCTTCTCGGTCGCGCTCTACCTCCTGCTGCGGGCGCCGAGCCTCCAGACCCTCGACGAGCTGACCCGGCGGGTCGAGGTCGAGCTGGACGGGATGATGGCCCAGTCGCGGGGCGCCCTGTTCGAGCAGGACCTGGCGTTCCGAGCGTGCCTGCCGGAGGGGCGGGGGACGCTGCCGATCTACCGCAACCTCGACACCTCGTCGCTCGCGACGACCTTCCCGTTCGCCTCGACGACGCTGAGCATGGAGCAGGGGGTGCTCTACGGCATCGCGACCACCAACAACTCGCCGGTCATCTTCGACCCGTTCGACGCCTCCCTGCTCAACGCCAACGAGGTGGTCTTCGCCAAGTCGGGCGCCGGCAAGAGCTACGCGACCAAGGTCAAGGCGCTGCGCTTCCTGCAGCGCGGGGTCGACTTCCTCGTCATCGACCCCGAGGACGAGTACCGCGCCGTCTGCGAGGCGGTCGACGGCCAGTACCTGCGGCTGGCCTCGTCGAGCCCGCACAAGCTGAACCCCTTCGACCTGCCGCCGCCCGACCCGACCGCCGACGAGGGCCGCGACCCGCTCGCCGAGCAGGTCGCGGCCGTGCTCGGGCTGCTCGAGGTGATGCTGGCAGCCCCCGGCCGCCCGCTCGGTCCGCGCGAGCGGGCGGTCCTGGATCGGGCCGTCTACCTGGCCTACGCGGCCCGGGGGATCGTCGCCGATCCGGCCACCCACGATCGGCCCCCGCCGCTGATGCGCGACCTGCTCGGCGAGCTCGACGCGCTGGCCGAGGACGACCGCGACGCCGAGGACCTGGCCGACCGGCTGCGGCGCTACGTCGAGGGGTCGCTGGCGGGTCTCTTCGGCGGGCCCACCAACGTCGCGCTCGACCGGCGCTTCGTCGTCTTCAACGTCCAGGCGCTAGAGGAGGAGCTGCGCCCGATCGGGATCCACCTGATCGCCAACTTCGTCTGGACGCTGGTCCGCCGCGAGAAGAAGCCGCGGCTGCTGGTCGTCGACGAGGCCTGGACGCTGATGCAGTACGAGGCCGGCGGCCAGTTCCTCGAGAGCATGGCCCGCCGGGCCCGCAAGTACTACCTGGGACTGGTCACGCTCACCCAGGACGTGGCCGACTTCCTCGAATCCGAGCACGGCCGCAAGGTGCTGACGAACGCCGCGATCAAGCTGCTGATGAAGCAAGACGCCTCGACGATCGGGCCGGTCGTGCGGGCGTTCGGGCTGGCCGAGGACGAGCGGGGGCTCCTGCTGGGGGCGGCCAAGGGGCAGGGGCTGCTCTTCGCCCGCGACTCGCGGGTGGCGATCGAGATCAAGGCCAGCCCGGCCGAGCACACCTTGGCGACGACGGCCCCGAAGGAGATCGCCGACCGCGAGCGGGCCGCGCGGGAACGGGCGCGGGCCGAACGCGCCGCCACCGAGCCGGCCGTCGCTCCGGGCGCGAGCCCCGAGCCCGGTCGCGACACCCGCCCGGTGGCGGTGGGCGATCCCCCACGCCGCCCGGCCCGGCGCGAGCGCCGCGCCAACGGGCGACCGGAGCGAGCCGAGGTGCCGGCGGTTGAGGGAGGGCCAAGGCCGCCCGACGACGAGCTGGAACGGGACTGGGCGTCTCTCGACGCCCGGGCCGACCTGGATCCCGAATCGGAGCGCGGGCGACCGCCCCCGACGCGAGAGGGAGCGCCTGATGACGAACCGGCCCTGCGCCCCGGCGCCGAGGCCCGGCGCCGCGCGGCCGACGTGCCGAGCGTCCGACGGCCTTCGGACAGCCGCGAGCTGGCCGAGCGCCTCGTCGCCGAGGAGGAGGCGGGTAAGGCGGCGAGGGGGGAGCAGCGTCGGGCGGTGCGAGCGGAGGACGTCGTGCGAGGACGGTCGTTCGCCGCCGAGGACGCCGCTGCCCTGCGGCGGGCCGACGAGGACGCCGACCGTCGCGCCCGCAAGGAGGACACCGGCCGGCGCGACGGGCCCGGCCTCCGTTTGGACGGCGATCGGCGCGCGGACGTCGAGGTCGGCTGGGCAGTGGGGGGCCGTGGCGGACGCGCCGACGACGACGTACACGCTGCGAGTCGGTCACTCGGCGACCGTGCGCGCAGTTCCGATGGCCGCTCTGGCTCGACCAGCGCCGGTGACGACGTGGCCGGGGATGGCGACGACTGGCGGGCGCTGCTGGCGGAGGACGAACGGCGCCGGCACGAGGAAGACGCCGAGGAGGAAGAGCGTAGGCGACGCGAGGAGGACGACGAAGAGCTCGACCGGCGGCTCCGGAGCGAGCGGGAGGTGGGCAGGTGAACGGGACCATCACGGCACGCTCCGGCCGCCACGACCTGGCGGTACTCAAGGCCGGCCATCCGATCGCCGACCTCGTCGCCGCGGCCGGCGTCGAGCTCGGGCGGGTCGGCGAGGCGCTGGTCGGTCGCTGCCCCTTCCACGCCGACGGCGGGCGCCCGAACCTGCACGTCTACCCATCCGCCGGTCGCTGGTGGTGCTACCGGTGCGGGGTCGGCGGCGACGTCGTCGACTGGGTCATGCGCCGCGATGGGCTCCCGTTTGCCGAGGCGTGTGCCCGCCTGGCCGGTCGCGCGGTGCCGCCCGGCCACCCCGCCGTTGTCCGACCCTCGCCCGGGGCCCCACCGTCGCGCGAGCGGCGCCACTGGGACCGCCTGACGCTCGAGCAGCAGGTGGTGATGAACGTGGCGGCCACGGTCTACCGCCACCTGCTCTGGCGCGACGAGCGGGCGCGGGCGTACCTCCGCGCGCGGGGGATCCCGGACTGGGTCGCCCGCCAGTGCGGGCTCGGCTACGCCGACGGGCGCACGCTCGACGGCTACCTCCGCCGCCGCGGCGGGCTGCAGGTGGCCCAGGAGCTCGGGCTGCTCGGGCGACCGGAACGCGCGGACAGCGGCCGGGCACCGCGCGAGCTGCTGGCCGGGCGGCTGGTCGTCCCCGAGATCCGCGGCGGACAGGTGATCTGGCTGATCGGGCGCGCCGTGCCGGACGCCCTGCCCAGCGACGCCCCGCCGTACCTGGCACTGCCGGGCGAGCGACCGGTCCTCGGCCAGGAGCGAGCGGCCGGGCGGGTCGAGGTCGTCTGTGCCGAGGGCGTGTTCGACTGGCTGACCGCCCTCAGCTGGGGACTGGCGGCCTGGAGCCCGTGCGGCACGGCCCTCCCGCCCGACAAGCTCGGCTTCCTGGCCCGGGCACGGGTCGTCTGGGGCGCTTTCGACGGCGACCGGGGCGGCGCCGAGGGCGCCGAGCGCTTCGCCAGGCTGCTCGGCGCGCGGTTCCGCCCGCTGACCCTGCCGCCCGGTCGCGATCTCAACGACCTGGGACGGGCCGGGCGGGCCGAGTTCTTCCGCCTGCTTGCCGAGGCCCGTCGCCAGACTGCCGCCCGGGAAGCAGCGCCATCCGCGACCGCCGCGTTCCAGGGGCCGGGGCGGGGTATCGGCGACGGTGACGACGTAGGCGGTGAGGCCGAACACGCTGCCCGGCCCGGGGACCGGTCGGGCAGCGTCGGCCAGGGAGGCCAGCCATGAGACGGGCGGCGGCGCACCGTTGCGTCGGCAGGGGACGACGAGCGGCCGTCTCCCGGCACGTTGACCTTCGCGCGGCGGTCCTCCGGGCCGGGAAACGCCTCGGCTGGGACGAGCGGGAGGTCGTCGCCTTCGCCGAGGCGCTGGTCGGGCGGCCCTGGCGACGCTGCTGCCGGACCTCCCTCGAAACGGTCCTCGGCGAGTACGTCGCCCTGGCGCAGATCATCCGCGCGAAGGCGGCGCGGCGCGCACGCCGCATGAACGGGGCGGAGGGCACGTATGCCTGAGGCGGCACTGGCGAGCTGTGGCGGGCCGGCAGACGCGGCCGTCGAGATTGTCGTCCGGGTGACCCTCGCCGACATCGCGGCCGCGGCGGCCGATCCGCGCGGCGGCCCGCTGGCGGCAGCGCTCGCCCGGCTCGGCTACGCGGACGTCGGGGTCGGGGTGCGCGAGGTGCTGCTGCGGCCAGCCGGCGGACCCTGGCTCTCCGCCGTCCTGCCACCCTCGGCCGCAGCCCTGGTCGACGACGCCGACGCCGGCCGTGCCGTCCGGCCGGTCGCGTTCCGGCTGCGGGCGCGCGCCGTGCCCTTACCTCGCTGAGCCGGGACGGAGCGATGACCGGACGCCGCCCCGATCCAAGGCCGGAGCTACTCGAGGTCGTCTCGCCCCGCACGAACGCGGCCGGCATCGCGGCCGCCGAGCAGCTGTTCGCCTCGCTCGCCGTATCAGAGCCGTTCAGCCTGGAGATCGCGGCCCACGGCGGCGAGCGGCGGTTCCTGGCCCGGGCCGGCTCGAAGGGGATGCGGGAGCGGCTCCGCGAGCGGCTGCGGACCGCCTACCCCCAGGCCGAGCTGCGGCCGCTCGACTTCGATCGCTACCCGGACCTCGACCCGGCCCGACCGTCCGCCGACGAGCGGGTCTGCGCCCGCGCGCTGGTCCTGGCCGAGCCGCCCTACCAGCCACTCAAGACGTTCCGGGACGCCGACATCGACGCCGAGCGGGCCGCTCAGGCCGACCCGGTCTTGGGGATTGTCGGCGCGCTCGGCGGGCTCACACCGGGGTGGCGGGCGCTCACCCAGCTCGTCTGCCGCCCGGCCCCGCCCGACTGGGCGCGGCCGTACCTGCGCCTCGCCGTCGAGGACCCGCTCGAGCCCGAGCGCGCCCGCCGCCAGGCCGACCGGCCGACCGGGACGTCCGATGCCCAGGTCGGCGGCCTGGTGGCCCTGCTGGCGCTGGGACTCGCCGCCTGGCAGGTGCAGGCCTGGCTCGAGGCCGGCCGCTGGCTCGAGCTGGGGCTCGCCGCCGCCGCCCTGCCGACGACGGCGTTCGGGGCGGCGCTCGCCTGGCGCCGGCTCCACCGCGAGCGCCTCTACGACCGCCGGCTGGTCGCCGAGAAGCTGGCCCACCCGGCGTTCTGGGTCCAGCTCCGCCTGGCCGTGTTCGGGCCGGCCGCGACCGGTCCGGCCGAGCTCGAGGGCTGGCTCGCGGGGCTGGTCGGTGCCTACCACCGCTACGACCTGCCGCTCGGCAACCGCTTCGCGCCGGTCGCGCTGCGAGCGCCGGAGGGAGCTGCGCCGCCGTTGTGGCGGCCGGACCACCTGCCCCCAACGGGGGCGCGTGCGCTCTTGAACGCCCGCGAGCTGGCCGGCCTCTGGCACCTGCCCCAGGCGGCGAGCGACGTGCCGCTGGTCGAGCGGACAACCGCCCGGGCTCGCCTGCCGCTCCCCATCCTGGTTGCCCGCGGCTGCCGGATCGGCGTCAGCGCCCACCAGGGCGAGGCGGTCGAGGTCCGTGTCGCCGACGAGCTGCTCGGGCGACACCTGCTGCTGGTGGCCAAGACCCGCCGCGGCAAGTCGGCCCTACTCGGCCGCCTGGCCGCCCACCTGATGGCCGCCCCGGTCCCGGCCGGCCACCGCGCGCTGCTGCTGGTGGACCCGCACCGCGACCTGGCCCGGGCGGCGCTCGGGCTGGTCCCGCCCGCCCGCCGTGACGCCGTCGTCTACCTGGACCTGGCCCGCGACGACCGCCCGTTCGGGCTGAACCTGCTCGACGTGGCGCTCTTCGGGCGCCGTAACAAGGCGGTCGCCAACGCGCTCGGCGTCTTCCGCTACGAGTTCGCGGCTTACTGGGGACCGCGCATGGAGGATGCCTTCCGCCACGCGCTGCTCACCCTCTACGACGCGAACCGGGCGCTCTGCGCGACCGGCCCGGACGGGCGGTCCCGCCAGCACACGATCCTCGACGTGCCGGCCCTGCTGGTCGACGTGAAGTTCCGCCAGCAGGTGCTCAAGTCGGTCGACGACCCGGTCGTGCGCGCCTGGTGGGAGACCTACTACGCTCCCCTCGACGCCCGCTTGCGCCTCGAGATCGCCAACCCGGTCCTGACCAAGATCCAGCGCTACGCCGGCGACGAGGTGGCCCGCGCGATCGTCGGCCAGCCGGCCTCGACGATCCACCCGTCCGCCTGGATCCGCGACGGGGCGATTGTGCTGGTCGACGGGGCCCAAGGGGCCGGCGGCGTCGGCGAGGACACGACCGCGCTGGTCTGCGCGACGCTGGTCAACCTGTTTGCCCTGGCGATTGGCGAGCAGGCCGCCCTGCCCCCGGCCCGGCGGCGCCCGGCCGCGATCATCGTCGACGAGTTCCACGCCCTGCCGGGCGCCCAGTACGAGCCGATCCTGGCCCAGCGGGCCAAGCACGGCGCCAGCCTGTGTCTCGCGATCCAGGGATTTGGCCAGCTCGACGCGCTCGACCGCAAGCACGACCGGGCCCTGCGGCGGGCGCTCTTCGAGAACCTGGACGGCCTGTTCGCCTTCCACTGCTCGGCCGAGGACGCTCGGTATCTCGTCCGCGAGCTGGGCGAGGGGGTGGACGAGCAGGACCTGGTCGGGCTCGGGCCGTACCGCTGCTACGCCCGCCTGTCCGCCGACGACGGGCGGCCGCCGGCGTTCTCGGTGCAGCTCGACCCGCCGCCCGCGCCGGACGAGGTGCTGGCCGACGCCCTGGCCGAGGCATCGGCCCGGCGCTGGGGACGGCCGGCCGCCGAGGTCGACGGCGCGATCCGCGCGGCGCTGGCGCGGATCGCGCTCGCCGGGCGGCAGCTCGTCGGGCTGGAGGACGAGGCGAGCGGGACGGAAGCGCGGGAGCGCCGCCCGGCCCCACCGGCCCGCAACGAGTACCGCTCCCGGGGCGGCAAGGGACGGAAGGGCGGTCGCCCGCCCGAGCGCGCGGACTCCGGCGGGCGCCAGTTGCCGCTGGGCGGCCTGGCCGACGCGACGTCCGGCCCCACGCCCCAAGCCGCGCCCGGTCCCGCCGGCAGCGTCGCCAAGGGACCCGCGTGAGCCGCCCGCACCGGGCCGACGCCCATGCCGTAAGGGCTGCGCTGCGGCCGGCCGAGCGCGAGGTCCTGCACCTGCTCGGCCGGCTGCCGCTCGCGCCCTCCGAGCTGCTGACGGCGCTTCGAGGACGGGCGGCCCGGGACGGCACCGACGCCGCGCTGCACGTACTGGTGGACCGCGACCTGGTCGCGACGTTGACCGCCAGCCTCGGCCGCCACCGCTCCCGGCGCCTCCGCCACCTCACCGACCTCGGCCTGGCCGTGCTGGCACTCGACCTCGATGCTGACCCCGTCGAGCTGGCCGCGCGGCTCGGGCTCGGCAGTGAGGCCCTGGCGCGGGCGGTGGCCCAACTGCCGCACCTGCTCGCGACCTATCGCCTGCTCGAGCAGGTGGCTCGGGCCGGTCCCGGGCGGCCTGAACTCCTCGCCTGGGAACGGCCCTGGCGTCGGCTCCTCACTCGACCGACCCGGGCGCCGGTCGCGGTCACGCTGCCCGCCTTCGTGGCCCTGGCCTGGGATGGTGGCGACCACCACGCCGGCGGCTGGCTCCTGCTCCCGGACGACCCGGCGCTCGCCCCGGCGGATTGGGTCCCGTCGCTGACGCGAGTTGCCGAGCTGGGTGCCCCGGCGCTCGTCGTCGCCGCCGCGACCGAGGCGCGGGCGGACGCCTGCCGAACCGTGCTCGCTCGGGTCGGTGTGAGGGGGCTGGTGACCTCGCCAACGCGACCGCTGCCGACGCTCGACTGGCTGGTTGCCGCGGCTCAGGGGGACCCGCCGGTGCTCGAGGCGGCACGGTTCCGGCCAGCGCCTCGACGGGCGTCTGCCGCCCGGCCATACCGCCCCGTCCGCGAGGGTCCGGACGCGGTCCCCGCGTCCGCGCCGGTCGGAGCTCGGGTCGGGCGCCTGGCGCTCGGGCTGCGCCCAGCCGAGCGGCTTCTGCTCGAGCTGCTCGGGCACCACCCGTTCGTGGCGCCGGACGAGGCGGCCGTGCTCCTCGGCCGGAGCGAGGAGCGGACGCGACAGGTCTGCACGGTGCTCCGGGCGCGCGGCCTGGTCGCCACGGCGCCCGAAGCGGTCGGCGGGCCGACGGCCGGGCGGATCGAGCTGACCCGGGCCGGCCTGGCCCTCGCCGCGGCCGGTCACGGCCTGACGCCGGCGGCGGGAGCGCGCCACCTCGGGCTCGTCGGGGACGGGCCGGGTGGGCGTCGGGCGCGGCGGATGCTGCTCGAGCACCCGGAGCACACGCTCGGGGCGACGGCCGTCCTGGTCCGCCTGGCGCGGACGTTGGCCACAGCGCCACTGCCGGCCATGCTGGTCCAGTCGGAGGGCGAGGCGGCCGCGCGGCGCGGGCGACTGCGCCCCGATGGCGCCGGTGTGGCCCACGGCGGCGGCGCAGCCCACCCGTTCTACCTGGAGTACGACCGCGGCACGACGAGTCGGCGCGCGCGACTTCGCAAGCTCACGGGTTACTACGCCCGCCTGGAGGGCGGGCGCTGGGCCCGCGAGCACCGAGCGTTCCCGACCGTCCTGGTCGTCGCCACCACCCCCGAACACGAGGAGGCCTTCGCCAGGGCCGCGCGGGCCGCGGCGGTCGGCCGTCCGCTCCGGTTGCCGCTCCTGCTCACCAGCGAGGATCAGCTCGCGCCCAGTGCGGACAACCCGGCCGGACCGCTGGGGCGGATCTGGCGCGATCCGTGGGATTCGACCCGACGGAGCTGGCCTCCCCCGGTCGCGGGCAGCCCGTTGATGGGCAGCGATGCACGGGTGTAATTGGTGGCACCACCGGGCATCGCGCCATCGTGCGCGGACGGTTCTGGGCATGGATGCCGACCGGAGCCTTGCGTCGATGGCGCCCGGGCACGGCTGCTATCATGGCCGGAGCGAGCGGTGCGGAGACCTTCCCGATGGGAGGGGCGAGCGATGCACGCTGATGGCGTACGCGGCCGAAGACCGGGGTGGGTGGCCACCGTCGGCTCGCGCCCGGCCTGGCCCGACTGGGCGGTGGCCCTGGCACTCCTGCTGGTGGCCTTCGGGCTGCTGGGCGGGGTGGCCTTGGCGGTCGAGCGCCTGCGCCCGCCGGTCGAAGTCCAGCCCGCGATCGTGCTCCCGGAGCGTCTGCCGCCGCCGGTCGTCCGCCGGGGGCGCGGAGACCCACTCGAGGCTGAGCTTGCCACGGCCTACCAGTACCAGGCCGCGACGGTCGCCCGGGCGCTGCGGACCCTCGACGAGGACGCTCTCGACGGGGTACTGGCCGGGCCGGAGCTCGAGCGCCGGCGGGCCGAGGTCGCGGGGCTCCGAGAACAGGGCCGGGCGGTCGAGCTCGAGGCGCGGCTGGCGGACGACGTGATGTTCGTCGAGGTCGGGCCGCTCCGCGGGGTGGTCTACGTCATCTCGTCGACGCGGGCCCGCTACGTCGACCCGGCGACCGGGGCCCCGATCGGGCCGTTCTCGCGGACCGAGGACATCCGGCTCTCGGCGACCTTCGAGCGCGCCGAGGTCGGCGCGCCGTGGAAGCTGACGAGCTCGAAACGCCATCGCTGAGTCGGTCGGAGGAGAGGCGGCATGCGAAACACTGGCACGATGGGATTACGGCCGACGCAGCCGCCAGGGCGCGCGATAATTCAGGCGGTTGCGCTGTGGCTCGCGCTCACGGCCGGGCTGTGGGCGGTGTCCGGGCCGGCTGGTTCCGCCAGCGCGCAGGTACCGGTGACCCCCGCGCCGGCCGTTCCGGCCACGCCGACACCACTCCCGCCGACTCCAACCCCGCTCCCGGCGACTGTGACATCGGTCCCGGTTGCGCCGCCCGCCCCAGCCACGCCCCCGGCGGTCACCGCACCCCAACCGCCGGCCCCGGCGGTGACTCCGACGGCGCCACTTCCCACCGCCACCCGGCCGGCGCCCGCTGTCCCGCCCACGCCGGCGCCGACCACCGCCCCGCGGGCCGGCGGGATGCCGCTCGAGCTGGCCTACGGCCTGGTCGGCGGGGGCACGGCCACGCTGGCCGCGGGACTCACCATGCTCAGGCGCGGGCGCCGGCGCCGCTGAGGAGGGACTGCCCGGCAGGACGGACTCCCGGCCTGCCGGGCGGGACCGAGACTCAGGCGGTGTTGTCACTGGGTGCGACATTCGCCGCCGAGCCACTCGAGGGCGACGGCGAGGACAACTACGCCCCACCGGGAGCGTAGGGCTGCAGCTCGATCTCGTCACCCGGCATCGTGCCGGTCGCCGCGACGGTCCCGGCCGGTAGTTCGACGACGACCCGTGAGCCCGGGACGAGCGCCCCGAAACGCCAGGGGCGCAGGTCGGGGACGACCCGCAGCACCCGCGCGGTGCCGTCCAGATGGACCACGTCGATCGGGAACATCATCCCGACGGTGTGGACCGCGTTGCACGGTCGGATGACCAGGCCTTCGCCGGGGGCAAGTTCAGACCGGCCGAGCAGTCCCCGGGCCCGCGTCACGAACGAGTCGGCGAGGGCAGCACGCTCCGCGAGCACGACGCCGCGGGTGACGTTCACGACCCGCAGCTGCCGATCGGCCATCCTCGGTTACCCGCTCCCCGCCAGCGTACCACGCCGTGTCGTGGGTGGCGGGCACTCGGCACGGCCTGGCCGGGCGAACCTGCCGGCGGCACCCCCGCCCGTTGGCACGGTTTGCCGTGGTTCACGGCGTCCACCGGTCACGCGCCGTGCTCTCGGATGCCCCGGTGGAGCCGGAGACCGAGCCGGGAGACGGTGGGGGTAGGCTGGGTCTTAGCGAGCCCTGGAGGACCCGATGTCAGTCGATCGTTCGCACGCGCACCGGCCCGTCGCACGCTGCGTCACCTCGTGGGTTGAGCGGCTGAGAACGCGCGACGCGTGGGGGACCACCCGCCGGATTCCACTGCTGGTGGAAGTGGGGCAAGAGGCTGGCTCGCCGACGAGCGAGCACCACCGGCGCGTCGCCCACCTGGCCGATTGGGACCGGACGCTCACTCATCCGGCGAGTCTGCGCCCCATCCCGTGCACCGGATGGGTCCCCGCGGCGTCCCGGTGGACGAATGGGTCGGTGTCCCCATCATGCGGCCTGTCGGCTGTGCCGCGGCTCGTAGCCGCGCCGTAAGCTCGGGGCGAACCATGGTCGGTACGCGAAATCTGACGCGCTCCCTCGATGCTCGCGACGATGCCGGTGGCCCGGCGGACGAGTCGTTCTCCGGCTGCCTCACGCGCCACCTGCGCCAATCCGGCCTGTCGCTGTCCCAGCTGGCGCGGCGCTCGTGGCTCGACGTCAGCTACGTGTCGCGCCTGGTCCACCTCCCGTGCGACCCGCTCAATCCGCGTCGTGTCGCGGACGGCCAGCGGCGCCAGCCGAGCCGGGACACCGTGATCCGCCTCGGGCTCGCCATGCAGCTGTCGATGGAGGAGATGGACGAGCTGCTGCTGTCGGCGGGCTACGCCCCGCTGGTGCGCTGAGGGAGCGGACGAACGAGGGCGGCCAGTTTCAGGGCAGGGGCTCTGGCCCAGCAGCCGCCGGCCCGGCCTCGACCCCCGAACGTGGCTGATCCTGGTGCCGCTCAGGCGAGCGGCTGGCGACGAAGTACAGGGGCAGCCGCTGCTCGACCTGCAGGTCGAGCAGGGGGTCGACGACCAGGTCCACGACTTCGTCGGTGTCCTCAATATCGATGATCGCCCGCAGGTAGGTCCCGCGCGGATCCTCACCCTCGAAGACCTCGAACCGCGCCTCCGGATAGCGCCCGGTCACCTTCTGCTGGAGCTCGGCAATCACCGGCTCCAGCCGAAGCCCACCTCCGGTCATGCGTTCGGCGGTCATGATCCGCTCACATTCCTTCCAAGGACTGCGTTGCCGAACTGTCGCGATCGCCGCAATGCCCGCAACGCTTCGATCTGGGTCACCGTCCCGCGGCCATAGTCGGCCTCGTGACGTAGGCTGAGATTGCGGAAGAGAGTCTGTCGCAGATCGGCCGGGTACAGCTTGCGCCGATTGACGAGCAGGCCCACGAACTGCGCCTGCACGAAGTCGTGGCCCCACTGATCCAGTGTGCCGCGCGGCCGAACGCCGTTCAGCACCAGGGCGTGAATCGCAGCCTGGAAGCAGGAATAGTACGAGCGACTCACGGAATTGTTGTACCGCGCATTCGCGAGCTCACTCTCAGCCCCGGCCAGGCTCTCCGCAGCCTTGGCGAGATAGGGGTCGTCTGCATCCAGCATGTGCTCAGTATACGGCCGCACCCCACCGATAGGACCTGGCGCGGGGTCAGCCCGGGGATCTGCCTGACGTGGCTTCCGGGGCCGTCTTCCCGGCCCGCCCGGTCTTCTTCCGCAGGATCTGCAGCCCCGCCAGGGTGGACTGCTTCGGCTTGATCGCGGCGAGCTTCGCCTCGGCCAGGCCGAAGTAGTAGTCGGTCATCTCGTACTTGCGGTGCCCCGCCCAGCGACGGACCATCGACGGGTTCTCGCCGTCGAGCGCCTTCTCGGTCAGGAAATTGTGGCGGAACAGGTGCGGGTGGATCCGGAGGTTCACCCCGGCCTCCGCCAGCCTCGCCCGCAGGCGACGCACCATCCAGCCGACGGAGCTCTCGCTCAGCGGACC
Proteins encoded in this region:
- a CDS encoding replication-relaxation family protein, with product MSRPHRADAHAVRAALRPAEREVLHLLGRLPLAPSELLTALRGRAARDGTDAALHVLVDRDLVATLTASLGRHRSRRLRHLTDLGLAVLALDLDADPVELAARLGLGSEALARAVAQLPHLLATYRLLEQVARAGPGRPELLAWERPWRRLLTRPTRAPVAVTLPAFVALAWDGGDHHAGGWLLLPDDPALAPADWVPSLTRVAELGAPALVVAAATEARADACRTVLARVGVRGLVTSPTRPLPTLDWLVAAAQGDPPVLEAARFRPAPRRASAARPYRPVREGPDAVPASAPVGARVGRLALGLRPAERLLLELLGHHPFVAPDEAAVLLGRSEERTRQVCTVLRARGLVATAPEAVGGPTAGRIELTRAGLALAAAGHGLTPAAGARHLGLVGDGPGGRRARRMLLEHPEHTLGATAVLVRLARTLATAPLPAMLVQSEGEAAARRGRLRPDGAGVAHGGGAAHPFYLEYDRGTTSRRARLRKLTGYYARLEGGRWAREHRAFPTVLVVATTPEHEEAFARAARAAAVGRPLRLPLLLTSEDQLAPSADNPAGPLGRIWRDPWDSTRRSWPPPVAGSPLMGSDARV
- a CDS encoding DUF192 domain-containing protein — encoded protein: MADRQLRVVNVTRGVVLAERAALADSFVTRARGLLGRSELAPGEGLVIRPCNAVHTVGMMFPIDVVHLDGTARVLRVVPDLRPWRFGALVPGSRVVVELPAGTVAATGTMPGDEIELQPYAPGGA
- a CDS encoding helix-turn-helix transcriptional regulator, whose translation is MDEWVGVPIMRPVGCAAARSRAVSSGRTMVGTRNLTRSLDARDDAGGPADESFSGCLTRHLRQSGLSLSQLARRSWLDVSYVSRLVHLPCDPLNPRRVADGQRRQPSRDTVIRLGLAMQLSMEEMDELLLSAGYAPLVR
- a CDS encoding HEPN domain-containing protein, whose product is MLDADDPYLAKAAESLAGAESELANARYNNSVSRSYYSCFQAAIHALVLNGVRPRGTLDQWGHDFVQAQFVGLLVNRRKLYPADLRQTLFRNLSLRHEADYGRGTVTQIEALRALRRSRQFGNAVLGRNVSGS